The nucleotide sequence AACATCACCGAGCCGATTTCGACCGCGCGCACACCGCCGCGCCGGTACAGCTCACACGACAGTGCCCAGCCGCGCAGCCGCTCGATCGGCAGATGGCGGCAGATGGCGTTGGCGTTCAGATACACCGCGTGGCCGCCCGGCGGGTGGATCATCGGCACGCCGTTTTGCGCGAGCCGCTTGTGCAGCCGCCCGACCTGTTCGACGCGTTGTTCGAGCGTCGCGATGTCGAGCCCTTCCTTCAGGCCGATCGCGATCGCCTCCATGTCGCGGCCCGCGAGCCCGCCGTACGTGACAAAGCCCTCGACCACGACCATCAGTTCGCACACGCGGCGAAAGATCGCGTCGGAATCGGTGGCGAAATATCCGCCGATGTTCACAAAGCCGTCTTTTTTCGCGCTCATCAACACTCCGTCGCACAGCGCGAACATCTGCGCGGCGATTTCGGTGAGCGTTTTGTCGCGATAGCCGTCCTCGCGCATCTTGATGAAGTAGCAGTTCTCGGCGTAGCGCGCGGCGTCGATGTACAGCGGAACGCCGTGGCGCAGGCAGATCTCGCGCGCGGCGCGCAGATTGGCGAGGCTCACGGGCTGGCCGCCGTTCGAGTTGTTCGTCACCGTCATGATGACCGCCGCAACATGGCGGGTTTTGTCCGAGAGCCACGTTTCGAGCATTTCCAGATGGATGTCGCCCTTGAAAGGATCGGTGCGTTCCAGGTCGCGGCTCGCCGCGCACGGGATGTTGACCGGATCGCCGCCCTTCGTCTCGACGTTCGCCTGCGTGGTGTCGAAATGCGTGTTGGAAAGGACCACGTCGCCGGGTTTCAGGATCGCGCCGAAAAACAGGTTCTCGGCGCTGCGCCCTTGGTGTGTGGGCACGACGTGTTTTTTGCCGGTGATCGCGCGCACCGTTTCCTGCAAATGGAAATAGCTGTTGGACCCGGCGTAGGACTCGTCGCCGATCATGATGCCGGCCCACTGCCGATCACTCATCGAGC is from Deltaproteobacteria bacterium and encodes:
- a CDS encoding tryptophanase, with translation MKPLPFEPFKIKMVERIPILDRAEREKAIEAARYNPFKLAARQVTIDLLTDSGTGSMSDRQWAGIMIGDESYAGSNSYFHLQETVRAITGKKHVVPTHQGRSAENLFFGAILKPGDVVLSNTHFDTTQANVETKGGDPVNIPCAASRDLERTDPFKGDIHLEMLETWLSDKTRHVAAVIMTVTNNSNGGQPVSLANLRAAREICLRHGVPLYIDAARYAENCYFIKMREDGYRDKTLTEIAAQMFALCDGVLMSAKKDGFVNIGGYFATDSDAIFRRVCELMVVVEGFVTYGGLAGRDMEAIAIGLKEGLDIATLEQRVEQVGRLHKRLAQNGVPMIHPPGGHAVYLNANAICRHLPIERLRGWALSCELYRRGGVRAVEIGSVMFAKTDPTTGRTIYPDNDLVRLAIPRRVYTDRHIDFVAETIIDCVHHAVEIPGYEITYAPDHLKHFLAEFRPMSA